A region of the Cucurbita pepo subsp. pepo cultivar mu-cu-16 unplaced genomic scaffold, ASM280686v2 Cp4.1_scaffold001277, whole genome shotgun sequence genome:
ctttttttataaatttgaaaaaaaagtggagagagagagagagagagggagcgTTTTCGAAATTTGAGAGCCATTTTAGGGTTCGTTGCTTTTTCACAATTTCTCGGTCTCACGATCCGATCCAGAAAATCAGTTCATCATTTTCAATCCATTTCCACagcaggaagaagaagaagaagaagaagaagaatcagaatcGGAATCTTCAGCTGCCATGGAGAAGTACGAGAAGCTCGAAAAGGTCGGAGAAGGAACTTACGGGAAGGTGTACAAGGCCAAAGATAAGGAAACTGGCCAACTTGTTGCTCTGAAGAAAACTCGCCTTGAAATGGACGAAGAAGGAGTTCCACCGACGGCGCTTCGTGAGgtttctcttctccaattgcTCTCTCAGTCTCTCTATGTTGTTCGTCTTCTCTGCGTTGAGCATGTTCACCACCATAAAAGTGGTAAGCCTCTTCTCTACCTTGTATTTGAGTATCTGGATACTGATCTCAAGAAGTACATCGATTCGCATCGCAAGGGACCCAACCCTAGGcctcttccttcttccctTGTTCAGAGTTTCTTGTTTCAACTCTGTAAGGGTGTTGCGCATTGTCATAGTCATGGCGTTCTCCATCGTGACCTGAAACCGCAGAATCTTCTTCTGGATCAGGGTAAGGGTATTCTGAAGATTGCCGATCTTGGCCTTGGCCGTGCTTTTACTGTCCCTCTTAAGAGCTACACTCATGAGATTGTTACTCTCTGGTACCGTGCTCCTGAGGTTCTCCTTGGATCCACTCATTACTCCACTGCTGTCGATATGTGGTCTGTTGGTTGCATCTTCGGTAATT
Encoded here:
- the LOC111786273 gene encoding cell division control protein 2 homolog C-like: MEKYEKLEKVGEGTYGKVYKAKDKETGQLVALKKTRLEMDEEGVPPTALREVSLLQLLSQSLYVVRLLCVEHVHHHKSGKPLLYLVFEYLDTDLKKYIDSHRKGPNPRPLPSSLVQSFLFQLCKGVAHCHSHGVLHRDLKPQNLLLDQGKGILKIADLGLGRAFTVPLKSYTHEIVTLWYRAPEVLLGSTHYSTAVDMWSVGCIFAEMVRRQALFPGDSEFQQLLHIFRLLGTPTEKQWPGVSSLRDWHVYPQWEPQNLTRAVPSLEPEGADLLSVILLVPLYFIF